Below is a window of Desmonostoc muscorum LEGE 12446 DNA.
CTGAGCCTTTGTAGCTAATTGCTAACTAGTAAAGAACCATAGCGACAGGCAGTATCCGGTTCTGTAGCGAATAAGCGTCTAATTTTTTTATGCAGTGAACCATCAGCAAAGTAATAACTATTGCCAGAACTGAAAGCTAACTTGCGTCGGATTCCATCCTGAAAGGTTCTTTGTCTTAAATGGTTGGCATCTGGATTTTTACTGTCAATTTTAACCAGTAGTAGAGATTGTAAATCTTCTGCTTCAAACATCTGTTCGAGCAGAGAATTTTTAATGATTTCTGGTTCAGATAAATATCTCCCTTTACCATTGTTATACGACCCATCAAAGATAGGTATGCTCAAACCAGAACCTTCTAAGACTCTAGTGGTTAAATCCATTACCAATCATCTATTAGATAGCTTATCTAGCAAGCATGAGACTCCAATATTCACCTTGGCACGAAATTACACTCAATAAAATCATCCAAGTGGATAATTTACTGATTTCATGACAGACGGTATTTTATACGGTATTAGCTCTGCTAGCAGACTTCCAAGAAAGTTAAATAGCTGAACAGTGCTTTTAATCGTATTATCATTTTTCCCCTGTGTTACTCAAACTACACAATTTTGAAGCTACCACTAAATTTTATGAATAAAAGAATTCAACGGCTAGAAGATGGTTTATTAGTAATGCTTTATGACGATGACCCAGATTCGCCAGGAGATGAGTTGATCACTCCTTCTGATGATATATCCCAAGATGAGCATTACCCCGAATATGCTCATCTCAAACCTGGTGAAAGCATAATAATTAAGGAAAATCCTATCAAACCTACATCAGGTTTTTATTATCCAAGTGGATATGAAGATTTAAATGAATTTCTCAATAGCGATCCTGGGGCAATTGATAGACTAAGTGATGAAAGTTCAACTACTCGTGGTTGGCGTCCACCTGAACCAGATGAATCTTGGTAAAACTTCCCTTAAGAGGCACGCATTAATAAGTTACCTTTTTGAATAACTGAAAACCTTGATTATCAGTTTTTTTGATGAAGTAGGTAGGTTATTTAGGTACAAATTATTAAGCTCAATTTTCCAAATTTTTTATGCTGATAACATTTCTGAATAAGCTGTTTGCACAGGTAAATAAACTGTGAAGATACTGCCTTTTCCAACAGTCGATGAAACAGAAATATTTCCCTGATGGGCTTCAACAATTTGACGGGATAAATATAATCCTAAACCGTTCCCCCGGCGTTGATGCTTCCCCTGTCGAAAGCGATCAAATAAGAGTAATTGTTCTTCTGGATTCATGCCAATACCTGTATCCTCTACTTCAATCGTTACCCCTTGAACAGTGGAATTGAGGCGAACTTCTACTGACCCAGCATCGCTGAAGCGAATGGCATTACCAACTAAGTTAGTGATAAGTCGGCGTAGTTCCAGGCGATCGCCTTTAACTCTAACTAAAGAAGCTTCAGTACCCTTTGTCAAGACAGCTTTGAGAGTTAAATGTTTAACATCGGCCAAAGGCATTAGTTCTTGCACTACCTGCTGACATAATTCCCACAGGTCAACCACAAAGAAATCCAACGTTTTGCCTCCAGCTTCATACTGGTAAACTTCTAACAAGGTATCGACCATTGACAACAAAGTTTGGTTACTCTGAGCCATTTGTTCTAAAGATTCACGCATTGCTGATAAGGTATTGCCAAAAACACCTCTTTGCAGCAACTTTAGGAATTGGTCAGCAGCTATCAACGGAGTTCGCAGGTCGTGAGTGAGGCGGGTTACAAAATCTTCCCGTCGCTGAATGAGGAATAGTTGTTCGTCCATACTGTGTTTCAGTCTCAACAAAGCCCGCACCCTGGCCAGTAATTCCTTCTTATCTACAGGCTTGCGAATAAATTCATCTGCACCTGCATCTAAACCTTTAACGACACTTGATTTTTCAGAACCTGTCACCAGCAAAATTGGGATAAAAGGTAAGTTTGAGTTGTGCTTAATTTGTCGGGTAACTTCATAGCCATCCATATCCGGCATCACTACATCAAGCAGTACCAAATCAGGAGGAGATTCGGCAATTTTTACCAATGCTTCAGCACCACTGTCGGCTATGATCACGTTGTATCCCTTCAGCTTTAAAGTGACTTGCAGCAAGCGGAGGCTGTCAGCTGAGTCATCCACCAGCAGAATTCTTTGGTTTCTTTGTTCTGAAGTTATATTCCAAGATAAAGTGTTCTTCATAAAACGCCTTTAATAAACCTAATCCCTTCCGAGTAGAGAAATAGAGTAGTCAAGCTAAATTTCGTTGGGAAAAGTGTTATTTCAACCGCCATGCTGACCACTACACGGCGATGAACATTCATCAGAATTTTTTGAAATTCAAGGCATTGGTCAATATAATTACTAATTCGTAATACTCGCCTCTAACGAGTAGCAAGCTACGTAATTGGTAATTAAGAAACTGGTTATAGTCTCCGATCTCTACAGGTCACAACCTTATGATTGAGGTCTAAATTCCCATGCATAACGTAATTACGAATTGTTAATCTGGCTATGTTATGTGTAAGAGCCAAGGTTCTCGCTTAGAAATAAGCTACATCCTCCTCTAAGTGTGATGTGGACACAAGTCAGAATAAACTGTATTGGTTTCAGTTTAACTTCAGTGCTTTTATATTTTTTTATACTTTAGGAAGATTTTTTCAGAGAATTTTCAGATTAAACGATGTCCATTTTGAACACTGGAGCTTTTTCAACAGCCAGTTGAGATATGTAGCCTTTGGCCTGCATAATACTGACTTGCGTTGTATACAGGGATTTTCCGCTACCACTCTCTAAGTCGAAATAAGTAGCAAATCGTCGTAGTTTCCCCGCCGTCAATTGCAATAAATAATCAAATGCTTCCGCAGCAACTCGCTGGTTAATGCTCAAGGACTGGCTATTGAGCAAGGCCATTTGTTCACAGGACAAGTTGTTGTCTGCCAACTCTTCTGGTTGTGAAACCAGTAGATCGGGTTGCTGTATAGTTGGCGCAGGTAAGCGAAAGCAGCCTAAAGCCTCGAAATCATAGTCATTGGGGTTAGTAGACAGATGAGAACCTAATAGTACCTGACCATTACGCTTGGAGTTACCGCAATCCAAATGCCAAATGTGAGGCGCAGCGCGATGAGTGTTGTGCTGAAGTACTTGGCTAATTGACTCTCTGGCTTTGGCATTATCTACGCAAGCCGTGACAACAATCAGGGTATTGTAACTGGGGACAATCCATTCGGGTTGGAAAGGTTGAGCGATCGCTGTAACTTCCATCTTCCAAGCCAGGGAGTAGCGCAGCGCCAATGTTTTGGCTTTGTTGAATCCGATTTCTGCATCACAGAAGCACTGGCGTAAAACATTAGCTGACTCAACACGATCCGGGTCAACAAAGTAGAGTTTCACCTGTTTACCTTGCTGAGAAAGAACTCTGCCTAACCGAACCAAAGAAGGAGCCAACCAAGAACCAGTACCGCCGCACCCAACTAGCCACAGTTCTATCTTCGAGTAGTTGACAGTCACGACAGGAGAAGCATTTGCCAAATCAAGATTTAGCTCCATAGTACAGTTGGTTAAATTGATACAGTTATCGGTGAGGGAACAGGCATTTGCTAAAGTGAAATTCACCTCCATAGCTTTTCCATCACGTTAATAGGCGGTACATCGGTACTGTAAAATTTGCAGCCAGATAAAAGTGAGACATCAACCATAAAAAAGTCTCGGTCGATGTCAAACACTGCTCTAGCAGGTACATCCCAACAGTGGCGAAACAGTCCAACCCGTAATTTAATCTCTGGTTTCAGGGTATTAACTCTACCCAGTACTCCATAGATGCGAAAGCCAGATTCGTCAGCATTATCAGTGGTAGAGAAAAAGGCAGGTAAGGAACCGTGAGAATGAATATCTACAGCCGCTTTCTGGTAGGAAGAATCACTGCCATAATGAGTTGGTTGGCAGCTAGTTGGAGTTTGAATTTGCTCTGGGACTTGTAAATCCCAGTCTGCATCAGTACAGTGGAGGTGAAAGAGAATTTCATGAAATTGATTGCCAGCTTGATAACTCGACCGCCACATTTCCAGTAGCAGCGGTTTGGGAATTAAGGGAGTGACTTTGAGATAAGGTGTTAGGTAAGGTAGCCCTTTGATAGTTTGGTAACACAAGCAAATAGGCATTAATACCTCTATGCCAGGACGAATGGCTCTAGCAAAGATGCCATTTCCGGCATAAAGGTACTCTAGTCCACTGCTGGTGTGTGTTGGCAGAGATGAAGTTGTGATAATTTTGTAACCAATAATACCTTCAAGCAATGGGTTCATCGAGGATTTCCTGCACAAGCATAGCGACACTTTTTTGATTGCCGATAGGCACAAGGTCAGATACAGGATAGGTTGCACGTCTACATCTTTTGTGCAGTTTTAGAAGTTGGTGGCGAACATCCTTGCGGTATTTTTGTGATTTACTTATTGTTAAATGGTTGGTGAAAATACTGGAAATAAACAAATTCCAAGCATGGTTAATTGATAGACCATTAGCAGCAGGTGGTTCGTTCACTCCCCAACACACCTGTCCAGAACTGTAGACATTGGGTAGTGGCACATGAAAGGCTAGTGCTTGAGGAGTAAACTCCTGTTCTTGAATTGCCCAAACCCAATACTTTAATCCCTTGCCCACAAACACCATTGCAGGTAGCGGAACGGTTAAAGATCCAAGTTCATCGCAATTGATTGTATGAGTAGCTGGTGGGATAAATTTTACCAAATATGTGTCTGTACTGCCCGTACCCCAGCGCACAATTCCTGGTTCCATCCAACCAGTATCAATTGGTTCATTGCTGAAAGCAATTCTCAGGGCTGCGGGTGAGATACATTTGTAGATATGAGCATCGGCAATTTCTTTGTCTCGGTGATGGAAGATGTAAATGCCATCCAAAAACAGCAATTCTGCTTGAATTACTGGAGATTTTCGGGGAGGGTCTGCCAAAATTGCTCGTAGAATTTCGCTGGATAGAATTGGTGTCGATGTAACGTCGATTAACGTGGTTTCAATGCTTGTTTCCATAATTTTAGTAGGATTTGAGCATGAGGTTTTAAGTCTGCTTCTAGCCAATCAATTAAGTTGGCTGCACAGTTCAGCATTCGGTCGGCTTGCTGCCATTTCCTGGTAAGCAAATCAATAGATGCTTTTGACCAAGGTAAAGAGGTGCAGCCAGGTTGGTAGTAATAATCGTCTGCGTACTCGTCCAACCAAAGGTTTTTAGTTTCATGGTCTAGCAGCTTTAAAGTTAAAGGCAGGAACTTTAAAGGATTATCTAAGTGATGACACTGGCGTTTCAGTTTTTTGTGGTCAATTTTGTCTGGGTGGTCGATGTCAGTGTAGGTAATTTCATAAATTGCAAATTCACTATCAAACCAATCGCTACCTTCTGGGTGTATGTCATCGAGCCAACGGCGACTGTCATGGCTAAAAGCTAAAAGTAGTTGCCAACCATCTTTGAGATGTTCAATTTCTCCATCCATTGTCCAGTCAATACCCATTGGGGTAATAGGAATGCTATGCAATCTTTGTTCGTAGGCTGTTTCTACAGTCCAGTGAGATAACGGAAATAGATGAGTGTAAATCAGTACAATGAATTCTAGTTCTCTGGGACTATGGCAATTTACATCTGTAGGTGGGTAAATAGTGGCTTGGCTGGCTTTCCATTCGGTAGGGAAGTATTGCTGATACAGTGCTAGTAAGGAGTAAATGTTGAGTTGGGTTTCCAGATAATCGAGTGATTCTGTAGCATCTAAGGTAAATTGGCACTGATAAAGACTATAGATTGCCTCTGCCATACTGAGGGGTACGAGGTGAGACATATTTTGTACAACTCGTTATTATGTGAATTGAAGAACAAAGAGACAGAGGTAGGTGTGGGGTCTACTTTAGTCAAAATGCAAACTGCTGTAATTTGGACAATAATTTACCCCTCAAGTCAATTTCCAACTCCTTTTATCAGCACTCAAAAACCTTCAGGGATAACGCTAGATATGGGAGTGCAGGCTGTTAGGGATTTTAGGGTTTGGTTGAGTGACTGAGAAAATTCTGTCCCAGCTGCGATCGCCTCTTCAATTTGGACTGATAGCTGTCCTGCATTTTGCCAGTCAATTCCAGTGATGACCTGACGTTGACGCATTTGGTAGCACATTTGGACTGCGGGGTTGATTTGTTCAGGAGCGACTATCAGGCAATCTAGAGAAGAAGTACCTTTTTTACCGGGCTTCTTGATGATGTGAATGGGTTCTCCTGGTTTCCGCTCAATGTCTGCGTTTGCCAGTTCAGCGCAAAGAGGAAGGCATCGCGTAGTAATTGGTCGTCAAAGGCGATCGCTTCTGGAATCCAGTGTTGTTGACCTTCGTAGATAACAAGTAATTTGTTGGTATTTGTAGTAGTCATGGCATTTAAAACAGTGAAATTTGCGTAGTATTACTGACTGGTTTAGTAGTATCTGAGCTAGTAGTTTGATTGCGAATTGGAGTCTGGGCAGTGGGCGGTTTATTGGTTTTGACAGCTTTAGTCTGGGTTATATTCCGGCGAATTTGGCGATTAGGAAAATCGGCTTTCAGTTCGTCCAGTAGTTGAACAATTGCAGGTGGAAAATCACCGAGTTCTTCTTGTTTGAGCATAGTAACTACAGGGAAATCACCGTGACTGCTGGCAGCAATCATTACAGGTCTATCTCCTGTTTGTTGTGTAGGTAGTAAAGTGATGACAATTTGAACTTTGCATTGCTCAAAAATAAATGGTTCTAGTTGATTTACCTTGTTGGTAGCAGATGTTTCTATGTCATCGTCATCTAACTGATGAGAGTCGATTTCATCTTCGGCGTAGCTATTCTCATCATTTACTGGTTCTAAAAGTTGCAAGAAGTTAGGTTTACCTGCACGCAAGCGTTCCCTGTCAAATAGCAATCCTAAAGCTTGGAATTGTTCTTCAGCAGTGGTTTTTCCCTGTTGTTCTGAAATGTAAGATTTTAAGGTTTCAGATGTAACAGTGAGGTTGGCTTTGACAATGGCCTGTTCTGGTGTTAGCCATTTTGTAGTCATAGCTTTTTTGGCCTTGTTAAGTGGTGTGCAAGCGGTTGTGGCGGTAGCCAGAAGTAGAAACTGTTTTTGAGAGTAGGTACTGCTAGACTAAAACATATTCCCTTTGCTTTTCTCGACTGAGCCATGTCTACGGTAATTACCCAATCCCTGACTCTGGAGGAGTTTCTCAAGCTACCAGAAACAAAGCCTGCAAGCGTTTACATTAATGGTGAGATTATTCAAAAACCAATGCCAAAAGGGAAGCATAGCCGATTACAGTTAAGGCTGTGCAACAGTATCAACGATGTTGCCGAAAGCCTTCATATTGCTTATGCCTTTCCAGAACTGCGCTGTAGTTTTGGTATCCGTTCAATAGTACCTGATGTAGCGGTTTTCAACTGGTCGCGTATTCCCTTTGCTGCTGATGGGGAAGCACCCAACGATTTTCTGCTTCCTCCAGACTGGACAATTGAAATTCTTTCTCCCGAACAAAGTTCAAATCGAGTCACAGGCAATATTCTCTATTGTTTAGATCATGGTTGCCAATTAGGTTGGTTAATAGACCCAGAAGATCGTTCTATTTTGGTCTTCCGTCCAAATCAACAACCAGAACTTTTGCAGGGTGATGAGCGTTTGCCAGTGTTAGCCGGGATAGACTTGGAGTTAACTGTTGCGACTGTGTTTGGTTGGCTAAAAATGAGCAGTTAGAGAAACAGATGAAACACTATTTATTTTAGGAAGTAGGCTGAATTCAGTTACCTTTCAACATACTTGGTTTTTATAGGTTTAATTCCTCCCTGTCTGCCCGTCTTGATAGTAGACATAAGGAATGGAATATCTAACGCCTGCAACCCCCGGATTACAAGAGTAGAAGCACTGTTTACAGAATAAGTATTATATACTACTTTTTACTACGTAAGCTTGATTAGCGTAGGCGTAGCATACACTTCGACAAGCTCTGTTACCACCGCAGGGATCGCTCTTTGGGAAAAACTTTTTGGTTTGCTGATACTGTAGATTGTGTGATAATCTAAACATTCAAAAGAAGTATTTTCCCTGTTACAAATTGTTGAGGATTAACTATGGACCCTATCTCTTTGATTATTGCTGCTTTAGGTGCTGGTGCGATCGCTGCTGCTAAGGATACCGCAGGAACAGCCGTTAAAGATGCCTATCAGGGTTTGAAAACGTTGATTAAGAAGAAGTTTGCAGAGCAAGGAAAAGCGGATTCATCAACAATTTTAGATAAATTTGAACAGAAACCAGAAAAGACGAAAGCTCTTTTGGAAGATGAGTTAGTAGAATCAGGGCTTGATAAACTTGATAAGGATGAGGAAATTATTAGGATAGCGCAGGAGTTACTGAAACAGGAAAAACCTGAAGAGTTTAAAGCAGGTAAATTTAATATTACGGGTGGTGTTAAAGGAATAGTAGCAGAGCATATTAGTGGTGGAAAAATTGACCAAATTATTAGTTA
It encodes the following:
- a CDS encoding hybrid sensor histidine kinase/response regulator, which produces MKNTLSWNITSEQRNQRILLVDDSADSLRLLQVTLKLKGYNVIIADSGAEALVKIAESPPDLVLLDVVMPDMDGYEVTRQIKHNSNLPFIPILLVTGSEKSSVVKGLDAGADEFIRKPVDKKELLARVRALLRLKHSMDEQLFLIQRREDFVTRLTHDLRTPLIAADQFLKLLQRGVFGNTLSAMRESLEQMAQSNQTLLSMVDTLLEVYQYEAGGKTLDFFVVDLWELCQQVVQELMPLADVKHLTLKAVLTKGTEASLVRVKGDRLELRRLITNLVGNAIRFSDAGSVEVRLNSTVQGVTIEVEDTGIGMNPEEQLLLFDRFRQGKHQRRGNGLGLYLSRQIVEAHQGNISVSSTVGKGSIFTVYLPVQTAYSEMLSA
- a CDS encoding ThiF family adenylyltransferase — encoded protein: MEVNFTLANACSLTDNCINLTNCTMELNLDLANASPVVTVNYSKIELWLVGCGGTGSWLAPSLVRLGRVLSQQGKQVKLYFVDPDRVESANVLRQCFCDAEIGFNKAKTLALRYSLAWKMEVTAIAQPFQPEWIVPSYNTLIVVTACVDNAKARESISQVLQHNTHRAAPHIWHLDCGNSKRNGQVLLGSHLSTNPNDYDFEALGCFRLPAPTIQQPDLLVSQPEELADNNLSCEQMALLNSQSLSINQRVAAEAFDYLLQLTAGKLRRFATYFDLESGSGKSLYTTQVSIMQAKGYISQLAVEKAPVFKMDIV
- a CDS encoding Uma2 family endonuclease; the protein is MSTVITQSLTLEEFLKLPETKPASVYINGEIIQKPMPKGKHSRLQLRLCNSINDVAESLHIAYAFPELRCSFGIRSIVPDVAVFNWSRIPFAADGEAPNDFLLPPDWTIEILSPEQSSNRVTGNILYCLDHGCQLGWLIDPEDRSILVFRPNQQPELLQGDERLPVLAGIDLELTVATVFGWLKMSS